A genomic window from Lotus japonicus ecotype B-129 chromosome 1, LjGifu_v1.2 includes:
- the LOC130727637 gene encoding NADP-dependent malic enzyme isoform X1, whose protein sequence is MRFNWRRHTCKFLAPTTKRLVGSCGEPKLNIAAMSRNGGEGVVGEDFKNSEESGGVRDLYGEDSATEDQLITPWTFSVASGNTLLRDPRYNKGLAFTEKERDAHYLRGLLPPAVFTQELQEKRTMHNIRQYEVPLHKYMAMMDLQERNERLFYKILIDNVEELLPIVYTPVVGEACQKYGSIYKRPQGLYISLKEKGKILEVLKNWPEKTIQVIVVTDGERILGLGDLGCQGMGIPVGKLSLYTALGGVRPSSCLPVTIDVGTNNETLLNDEFYTGLRQKRATGKEYEELLDEFMRAVKQNYGEKVLIQFEDFANHNAFNLLDRYSSSHLVFNDDIQGTASVVLAGLLASLKLVGGTLADHTFLFLGAGEAGTGIAELIALEISKQTKAPVEETRKKVWLVDSKGLIVRSRLESLQHFKKPWAHEHEPVKALLDAVKAIKPTVLIGSSGVGKTFTKEVVEAMASLNEKPLILALSNPTSQSECTAEEAYTWSKGKAIFASGSPFDPVKYGGKVYAPGQANNAYIFPGFGLGLIISGAIRVRDEMLLAASEALAAQVSQENYDKGLIYPPFTNIRKISAHIAASVAAKVYELGLASHLPRPKDLVKYAESCMYSPGYRSYL, encoded by the exons ATGCGCTTCAACTGGCGCAGGCACACCTGTAAATTTCTCGCACCAACCACAAAG AGACTAGTTGGAAGTTGCGGAGAACCAAAGTTGAATATTGCAGCGATGTCGAGGAACGGAGGAGAAGGAGTAGTAGGAGAGGATTTCAAGAACAGTGAAGAGAGTGGTGGTGTTAGGGACTTGTATGGTGAGGATAGTGCCACAGAGGATCAGCTTATCACACCATGGACTTTCTCAGTGGCAAG TGGCAACACTTTGCTGAGAGATCCACGCTACAACAAAGGGCTGGCTTTCACTGAGAAAGAAAGAGATGCACATTACTTACGTGGCCTTTTGCCTCCAGCTGTATTCACTCAGGAGCTTCAG GAAAAGAGGACGATGCACAATATTCGCCAGTATGAGGTTCCTCTGCATAAGTACATGGCCATGATGGATCTCCAG GAGAGGAATGAAAGGCTGTTTTACAAGATTCTCATTGATAATGTTGAGGAATTGCTTCCCATTGTTTACACTCCAGTGGTTGGAGAAGCCTGCCAGAAATATGGAAGCATTTATAAGCGTCCTCAAGGTCTATACATCAGTTTGAAAGAGAA AGGCAAGATCCTTGAAGTGCTGAAAAACTGGCCAGAAAAGACTATTCAAGTTATTGTTGTGACTGATGGTGAGCGCATATTGGGGCTTGGAGATCTTGGTTGCCAG GGAATGGGGATTCCTGTTGGGAAACTCTCTCTCTATACTGCATTAGGAGGTGTTCGCCCTTCATCA TGCTTGCCTGTTACCATTGATGTTGGCACAAACAATGAGACATTGCTGAATGATGAGTTTTACACTGGTCTTAGACAGAAGCGGGCAACCGGAAAG GAATATGAGGAGCTTCTAGATGAGTTTATGCGTGCAGTCAAGCAGAACTATGGGGAGAAAGTTCTTATACAG TTTGAAGATTTTGCCAATCATAATGCATTCAATCTGCTGGATAGATACAGCTCATCTCATCTTGTTTTTAATGATGATATACAG GGTACAGCTTCTGTGGTATTAGCAGGATTGCTTGCTTCCCTGAAATTAGTTGGGGGAACTTTAGCTGACCATACCTTCTTATTCTTGGGTGCTGGAGAG GCTGGAACTGGTATAGCAGAGCTGATAGCTCTTGAGATTTCAAAGCAG ACAAAAGCTCCAGTTGAAGAGACCCGCAAGAAGGTCTGGCTTGTGGATTCTAAG GGCCTTATTGTTAGATCTCGTTTGGAATCACTTCAACACTTCAAAAAGCCTTGGGCACACGAGCATGAACCTGTAAAGGCGCTTCTTGATGCTGTCAAG GCAATCAAGCCAACCGTATTGATTGGATCATCTGGAGTAGGGAAGACATTTACCAAGGAGGTGGTTGAAGCCATGGCATCCTTGAATGAG AAACCACTCATTCTTGCTCTCTCCAACCCAACTTCACAATCTGAGTGCACTGCTGAAGAAGCTTATACATGGAGCAAG GGTAAAGCAATTTTTGCTAGTGGAAGCCCATTTGATCCTGTTAAATATGGAGGAAAAGTTTATGCTCCTGGACAG GCCAACAATGCTTACATATTTCCTGGCTTTGGTTTGGGTTTGATCATCTCTGGGGCAATCCGCGTGCGTGATGAGATGCTCTTGGCAGCTT CTGAAGCTTTGGCTGCACAAGTATCACAGGAGAACTATGACAAGGGACTGATTTACCCTCCTTTCACAAATATCAGAAAGATATCAGCCCATATTGCTGCTAGTGTTGCAGCGAAAGTATACGAACTTG GTCTGGCTTCTCATCTACCTCGACCTAAGGATCTTGTCAAATATGCAGAAAGTTGCATGTACAGCCCAGGCTATAGAAGCTAcctttga
- the LOC130727637 gene encoding NADP-dependent malic enzyme isoform X2, with protein sequence MSRNGGEGVVGEDFKNSEESGGVRDLYGEDSATEDQLITPWTFSVASGNTLLRDPRYNKGLAFTEKERDAHYLRGLLPPAVFTQELQEKRTMHNIRQYEVPLHKYMAMMDLQERNERLFYKILIDNVEELLPIVYTPVVGEACQKYGSIYKRPQGLYISLKEKGKILEVLKNWPEKTIQVIVVTDGERILGLGDLGCQGMGIPVGKLSLYTALGGVRPSSCLPVTIDVGTNNETLLNDEFYTGLRQKRATGKEYEELLDEFMRAVKQNYGEKVLIQFEDFANHNAFNLLDRYSSSHLVFNDDIQGTASVVLAGLLASLKLVGGTLADHTFLFLGAGEAGTGIAELIALEISKQTKAPVEETRKKVWLVDSKGLIVRSRLESLQHFKKPWAHEHEPVKALLDAVKAIKPTVLIGSSGVGKTFTKEVVEAMASLNEKPLILALSNPTSQSECTAEEAYTWSKGKAIFASGSPFDPVKYGGKVYAPGQANNAYIFPGFGLGLIISGAIRVRDEMLLAASEALAAQVSQENYDKGLIYPPFTNIRKISAHIAASVAAKVYELGLASHLPRPKDLVKYAESCMYSPGYRSYL encoded by the exons ATGTCGAGGAACGGAGGAGAAGGAGTAGTAGGAGAGGATTTCAAGAACAGTGAAGAGAGTGGTGGTGTTAGGGACTTGTATGGTGAGGATAGTGCCACAGAGGATCAGCTTATCACACCATGGACTTTCTCAGTGGCAAG TGGCAACACTTTGCTGAGAGATCCACGCTACAACAAAGGGCTGGCTTTCACTGAGAAAGAAAGAGATGCACATTACTTACGTGGCCTTTTGCCTCCAGCTGTATTCACTCAGGAGCTTCAG GAAAAGAGGACGATGCACAATATTCGCCAGTATGAGGTTCCTCTGCATAAGTACATGGCCATGATGGATCTCCAG GAGAGGAATGAAAGGCTGTTTTACAAGATTCTCATTGATAATGTTGAGGAATTGCTTCCCATTGTTTACACTCCAGTGGTTGGAGAAGCCTGCCAGAAATATGGAAGCATTTATAAGCGTCCTCAAGGTCTATACATCAGTTTGAAAGAGAA AGGCAAGATCCTTGAAGTGCTGAAAAACTGGCCAGAAAAGACTATTCAAGTTATTGTTGTGACTGATGGTGAGCGCATATTGGGGCTTGGAGATCTTGGTTGCCAG GGAATGGGGATTCCTGTTGGGAAACTCTCTCTCTATACTGCATTAGGAGGTGTTCGCCCTTCATCA TGCTTGCCTGTTACCATTGATGTTGGCACAAACAATGAGACATTGCTGAATGATGAGTTTTACACTGGTCTTAGACAGAAGCGGGCAACCGGAAAG GAATATGAGGAGCTTCTAGATGAGTTTATGCGTGCAGTCAAGCAGAACTATGGGGAGAAAGTTCTTATACAG TTTGAAGATTTTGCCAATCATAATGCATTCAATCTGCTGGATAGATACAGCTCATCTCATCTTGTTTTTAATGATGATATACAG GGTACAGCTTCTGTGGTATTAGCAGGATTGCTTGCTTCCCTGAAATTAGTTGGGGGAACTTTAGCTGACCATACCTTCTTATTCTTGGGTGCTGGAGAG GCTGGAACTGGTATAGCAGAGCTGATAGCTCTTGAGATTTCAAAGCAG ACAAAAGCTCCAGTTGAAGAGACCCGCAAGAAGGTCTGGCTTGTGGATTCTAAG GGCCTTATTGTTAGATCTCGTTTGGAATCACTTCAACACTTCAAAAAGCCTTGGGCACACGAGCATGAACCTGTAAAGGCGCTTCTTGATGCTGTCAAG GCAATCAAGCCAACCGTATTGATTGGATCATCTGGAGTAGGGAAGACATTTACCAAGGAGGTGGTTGAAGCCATGGCATCCTTGAATGAG AAACCACTCATTCTTGCTCTCTCCAACCCAACTTCACAATCTGAGTGCACTGCTGAAGAAGCTTATACATGGAGCAAG GGTAAAGCAATTTTTGCTAGTGGAAGCCCATTTGATCCTGTTAAATATGGAGGAAAAGTTTATGCTCCTGGACAG GCCAACAATGCTTACATATTTCCTGGCTTTGGTTTGGGTTTGATCATCTCTGGGGCAATCCGCGTGCGTGATGAGATGCTCTTGGCAGCTT CTGAAGCTTTGGCTGCACAAGTATCACAGGAGAACTATGACAAGGGACTGATTTACCCTCCTTTCACAAATATCAGAAAGATATCAGCCCATATTGCTGCTAGTGTTGCAGCGAAAGTATACGAACTTG GTCTGGCTTCTCATCTACCTCGACCTAAGGATCTTGTCAAATATGCAGAAAGTTGCATGTACAGCCCAGGCTATAGAAGCTAcctttga
- the LOC130727636 gene encoding protein SAWADEE HOMEODOMAIN HOMOLOG 1-like: MDRLRPRNRATFSGFTNAEIEKMDKLSGESQGRSFDREFYQKLTASFNRSSGRAGKPTVKWTEVQSWFQARIQDLPEVPENNLESSQGKCKEGETIRDPSQLEFEARSTKDGAWYDVEAFLAHRFVGTGEAEVRVRFVGFGASEDEWVNIKDSVRERSVPFESTDCSYLNVGDPVLCFQERRDQAIYYDARILEIQRRMHDIRGCRCLILVRYDHDNTEERVRLRRLCRRP, encoded by the exons ATGGACCGTTTGCGTCCTCGGAACAGAGCCACCTTTTCTGGATTCACAAACGCCGAG ATTGAGAAAATGGACAAGTTATCAGGTGAATCACAGGGACGATCGTTCGACCGCGAATTTTACCAGAAGCTCACTGCATCTTTCAA CCGTTCGTCTGGTCGTGCTGGGAAACCTACTGTAAAATGGACCGAG GTACAAAGTTGGTTTCAGGCTAGAATTCAAGACTTACCAGAAGTCCCTGAAAATAATTTGGAGTCTTCTCAAGGCAAATGTAAGGAAG GAGAAACTATCCGAGACCCATCACAGTTGGAATTTGAAGCGAGATCAACAAAAGATGGAGCATG GTATGATGTTGAGGCATTTTTAGCTCACCGATTTGTTGGCACGGGAGAAGCT GAAGTCCGTGTCAGATTTGTGGGATTTGGAGCTTCGGAAGATGAGTGGGTCAACATAAAAGATTCAGTCCGAGAGCGCTCTGTTCCTTTTGAAAGCACGGACTGTTCCTACCTGAATGTTGGAGATCCTGTCCTGTGCTTCCAG GAGAGGAGAGATCAAGCAATTTACTATGATGCTCGTATATTAGAGATTCAAAGGAGAATGCATGATATTAGAGGCTGCAGGTGTCTCATCTTAGTTCGGTATGATCATGACAACACTGAG
- the LOC130727638 gene encoding uncharacterized protein LOC130727638, whose amino-acid sequence MSCGPNSRPICTLLSDHKHDSVFKDFASPNTKLKFEENDLGDNSHHLPDSISCDDPKVAQNDLGDNSLKPDVLLFSEEEARKQFQTFCEENEVEYIDEEVERYRFSNFKKRLEFIAHLQKQNKGKPVAHNDLGDISLSPDVLLFSDEDARQHFARWCHRYGPMYADEQEEQYRFSVFKKELEWVTHQQNLGVACSINDYSDLTHEEKISLLFCRNCDYESDNEQDHTQEPHAEKEKGYLSEDASEDDAFD is encoded by the exons ATGTCTTGCGGCCCCAATTCCAGACCCATCTGCACGCTCCTTTCAGATCACAAACACGATTCAG TTTTCAAGGATTTTGCTTCACCGAATACGAAATTAAAATTTGAGGAGAATGATTTAGGAGACAACTCTCACCATCTTCCAGATTCAATATCTTGTGATGATCCTAAAG TTGCCCAGAATGATTTAGGAGACAACAGTTTGAAACCCGATGTGCTTCTCTTTTCtgaagaagaagcaagaaaACAGTTCCAAACCTTTTGCGAGGAGAATGAAGTAGAATACATTGATGAAGAAGTTGAACGCTACAGGTTCAGTAACTTCAAGAAAAGGCTTGAATTTATCGCCCACCTACAGAAACAGAACAAAGGCAAACCAGTTGCCCATAATGATTTAGGAGACATCAGTTTGAGTCCCGATGTGCTTCTCTTTTCTGATGAGGACGCCAGACAACATTTTGCACGCTGGTGCCACCGATATGGACCAATGTACGCTGACGAACAAGAGGAACAATACAGGTTCAGTGTCTTCAAGAAAGAGCTTGAATGGGTCACCCACCAACAGAACCTTGGTGTGGCATGTTCCATCAACGATTACTCTGATCTAACCCATGAGGAAAAGATTTCTTTACTTTTCTGTCGGAATTGTGATTATGAATCCGACAACGAACAAGACCACACTCAAGAGCCTCAcgctgaaaaagaaaaaggctATCTTAGTGAGGACGCATCGGAGGATGATGCCTTCGACTGA